In Mucilaginibacter celer, one DNA window encodes the following:
- the rmuC gene encoding DNA recombination protein RmuC: protein MIGNLLVIVSLVILLVAVFLFLKKPNAIELISPEELNRLRADHDLLKISLAKAEERSAGLAAEKESITNFLKEEKNRVIDELLYERTQLAEANKSLENARAYYKSQQEKLQEQKEEIEQIRTQFQREFENVAEKLLKEKSKEFTDINRSNLDVILNPLKENLKAFEDKVEKVYNMEAAERNTLKGVITQLMDLNKQISDEAQNLTKALKGDNKRQGNWGEMILERILERSGLIKDQEYRIQAAMQATDGTRFQPDVIIDLPDDKHLIIDSKVSLIAYEKLVNADTEDDRKLFAKAHIESIRGHVAGLSAKKYHDLYKINSPDFVLLFVPIESSFSIAVQLDNELFNYAWDRKVVIVSPSTLLATLRTIASMWKQERQNRNVLEIARLSGDMYDKFVGFLSDMDSIGKNINQTQSAYNNAINKLSEGRGNLTTTAEKIKKLGAKADKQIDQKFIGDE from the coding sequence ATGATTGGTAACCTATTAGTAATAGTATCCCTTGTTATCCTGCTCGTAGCGGTTTTTTTATTCCTGAAAAAACCGAATGCTATCGAGTTGATCTCGCCCGAAGAACTGAACCGTTTACGTGCAGATCATGATCTGCTTAAAATATCCCTCGCTAAAGCCGAAGAAAGGTCAGCCGGTTTAGCTGCCGAAAAGGAGAGTATCACCAACTTTTTAAAGGAAGAAAAAAACCGCGTTATCGACGAACTTTTGTATGAGCGTACCCAACTGGCTGAAGCCAATAAATCATTAGAAAATGCCCGTGCTTACTACAAATCTCAACAGGAAAAACTCCAGGAACAAAAGGAAGAAATAGAGCAGATCCGAACCCAATTTCAGCGCGAATTTGAAAATGTGGCCGAAAAACTGCTTAAAGAAAAATCTAAAGAGTTTACCGATATCAACCGTAGTAATTTGGATGTTATCCTCAATCCGCTAAAGGAAAACCTGAAGGCATTTGAAGACAAGGTTGAGAAAGTTTACAATATGGAAGCCGCCGAGCGCAACACCCTGAAAGGAGTAATTACCCAGCTGATGGACCTGAACAAACAGATCAGCGATGAAGCGCAAAATCTTACCAAGGCGCTAAAAGGCGATAACAAACGCCAGGGCAACTGGGGCGAGATGATCCTGGAGCGGATTTTGGAACGTTCGGGCCTTATCAAAGATCAGGAATACCGTATTCAGGCGGCGATGCAGGCCACTGATGGTACAAGGTTTCAACCCGATGTAATCATTGATCTGCCTGATGATAAACACCTCATCATCGACTCGAAAGTTTCATTAATTGCCTACGAAAAACTGGTAAATGCCGATACCGAAGATGACCGTAAACTATTCGCCAAAGCCCATATCGAATCCATCCGCGGACACGTGGCGGGTTTGTCGGCCAAAAAATATCATGATCTGTATAAGATCAATTCACCCGATTTTGTATTGCTTTTTGTGCCGATAGAATCCTCATTCAGTATAGCTGTACAACTGGATAATGAACTATTTAATTATGCCTGGGACAGGAAAGTGGTGATTGTTAGTCCCTCTACATTATTGGCTACCCTCCGCACTATTGCCAGTATGTGGAAACAGGAACGCCAAAACCGTAACGTATTGGAAATTGCACGTTTAAGTGGCGATATGTACGATAAGTTTGTTGGCTTTTTAAGCGATATGGATAGCATTGGTAAAAATATTAACCAAACGCAATCGGCTTATAATAATGCTATCAATAAACTATCGGAGGGTAGGGGCAACCTTACTACTACTGCCGAAAAAATTAAAAAATTAGGGGCTAAAGCGGATAAGCAGATCGACCAGAAGTTTATTGGAGATGAGTAA
- a CDS encoding IS110 family transposase: protein MAKETTFETVHQNVAGIDIGAEQIFVSPDGKEVVSFETFTSSYYACAVYLKERGVKKVAMEATGVYWIALYFLLEELGILVCLVNPKETKQVKGRKTDVRDCQWIQKLFSAGILRHSFIPQGKFMELRHLVRERLDIISMGSTYVNKMQKCLELMNIKLPEVLSQIHGTSGINMIKAILSGNRDSNYLLSLCDERIQKYKGEKVLKALEGRYNDTYLFMLEQNMQLWDIHQNQIKKIDGEISRLLDELSVDKEEVVTGKAKAVRHHAPKIPGLHATMARLYGVDLTSIPGINDYTALRLIGETGVDMSRFPTVKSFVNWLTLSPKSHRSGKMKKNVRGMPCNVAGQIFKQCAQSLLNSKNNAIGSFMRKLRGRKDSGIAIKAGARKLAIAYYNTLTKGTAYVEEGTKRYEDQLQRREMALLKKMAKKYNMQLSENQIAA, encoded by the coding sequence ATGGCAAAAGAAACGACTTTTGAAACAGTCCACCAAAATGTTGCAGGTATTGATATCGGTGCTGAGCAGATTTTTGTATCCCCTGATGGGAAAGAGGTGGTCAGCTTTGAAACCTTCACATCAAGTTATTATGCTTGTGCAGTGTATCTGAAAGAGAGAGGCGTAAAAAAGGTAGCAATGGAAGCCACAGGTGTTTACTGGATCGCTTTATACTTTCTGTTAGAAGAACTTGGCATATTGGTTTGCCTGGTCAACCCTAAAGAAACCAAACAGGTGAAAGGCAGAAAAACTGATGTAAGGGATTGCCAGTGGATCCAGAAGCTGTTTTCTGCCGGCATCCTCAGACATAGCTTTATCCCCCAGGGCAAGTTCATGGAACTTCGTCATTTGGTGCGGGAACGCCTGGATATCATCAGTATGGGCAGTACCTATGTTAACAAGATGCAGAAATGCCTGGAGTTGATGAACATCAAACTTCCGGAGGTACTTAGCCAGATCCATGGTACCAGCGGCATTAATATGATCAAAGCTATATTATCCGGGAACCGGGACAGCAACTATTTACTTAGCCTTTGTGATGAACGCATTCAAAAATATAAAGGTGAAAAAGTATTAAAAGCATTGGAAGGCCGGTATAATGATACCTATTTATTCATGCTTGAGCAGAACATGCAGCTTTGGGATATACACCAAAACCAAATAAAAAAGATAGACGGGGAGATTAGCCGCCTGTTGGACGAACTAAGTGTAGATAAAGAAGAGGTAGTTACAGGAAAAGCCAAAGCAGTACGGCATCATGCCCCAAAAATACCGGGGCTTCACGCCACTATGGCGCGCTTATACGGTGTTGACCTTACCAGCATTCCCGGGATAAATGATTATACGGCATTGCGGCTGATTGGGGAAACTGGTGTGGATATGAGCCGTTTTCCTACAGTTAAAAGCTTTGTAAACTGGTTAACCTTATCCCCTAAAAGTCATCGGAGCGGAAAAATGAAAAAGAATGTCAGGGGTATGCCTTGCAATGTTGCCGGGCAGATCTTTAAACAATGTGCCCAGTCATTATTGAATAGTAAGAATAATGCTATCGGTAGTTTCATGAGAAAGCTCCGTGGCCGTAAAGATTCGGGGATTGCTATAAAAGCCGGTGCCAGAAAGTTGGCCATTGCTTACTATAATACATTAACCAAAGGAACCGCATATGTTGAGGAAGGAACTAAACGCTACGAAGATCAATTGCAGAGAAGAGAAATGGCATTGTTGAAAAAAATGGCTAAAAAATACAATATGCAACTTTCTGAAAACCAAATAGCTGCATAA
- a CDS encoding gliding motility lipoprotein GldH, whose product MKRALNIFYPAALLLLTMLAGACTDPNAVIDNNTEIADHNWSYVNRVKFDVKIDDERAAYNEYLNLRVTGNYRYSNIFVLVSQTLPGKKKQTTRFEVKLANPDGEWLGKGSGNLYSYQVLLRKGYHFPAKGNYHFEIEQNMRDNPLHEISDVGLRIEKAK is encoded by the coding sequence ATGAAACGGGCTTTAAATATTTTTTACCCGGCAGCATTGTTACTTTTAACAATGCTGGCCGGTGCTTGTACCGATCCTAATGCGGTTATTGACAACAATACCGAAATTGCCGACCATAACTGGTCGTACGTAAACCGGGTAAAATTTGATGTGAAGATTGACGATGAGCGGGCGGCCTATAACGAATATCTGAATTTACGGGTTACCGGTAATTACCGATACTCAAACATCTTTGTACTGGTATCGCAAACCCTCCCCGGTAAAAAGAAACAAACCACCCGTTTTGAGGTAAAACTGGCCAATCCAGATGGCGAGTGGCTGGGTAAAGGATCGGGCAATTTATATAGCTACCAGGTGTTGCTGCGCAAGGGATATCATTTCCCTGCAAAGGGTAATTACCATTTCGAGATAGAGCAAAATATGCGCGATAACCCGCTGCATGAGATCAGTGATGTGGGCTTGCGGATAGAGAAAGCTAAGTAA
- the ricT gene encoding regulatory iron-sulfur-containing complex subunit RicT produces MECGSCSTGGGCSPAGCKSNGSCLTNGCSKLDVYDWLSHMDMPTNYKPFKVIEVKFKGSRKEFYVNNDNIYLEAGELVAVEATTGGYDIGHVSLTGELVRMQMVKRHVKEADVVKRIYRKATVADVDKWKAAKDMEWETMHKSRKLALDLNLSMKLSDVDYQGDKTKATFYYTAEGRVDFRELIKKMAETFRIRIEMRQIGMRQEASRLGGIGSCGRELCCSTWLTDFKTVSTSAARYQNLSLNTLKLAGQCGKLKCCLNYELDTYMDALKHIPDNVNILRTEKGDARLQKTDIFKRIMWFSYPKEESWIPLPIAKVKEIQQLNKDGVIPEDLGEIVEVETVPAKVLDYENVVGQDSLTRLDERRNNNKKKNKNRNKGGQRPEGQQQADGKPAGQQQRPQQQQQGGNNSGQDRQQQKPRPEGQRPQHPNNRQQQQGNRPPQQNKPQGEPRPQGESKPQGEGKPQNEARQQGEGGGNNNNRRRRPNRPHNPNRNNNNNNQQAKPE; encoded by the coding sequence ATGGAATGTGGAAGTTGCTCAACAGGTGGCGGATGTTCGCCTGCGGGCTGCAAAAGTAATGGCAGTTGCCTTACTAATGGTTGCAGCAAATTAGATGTTTACGATTGGCTGTCGCATATGGACATGCCGACAAACTATAAGCCGTTTAAGGTTATCGAAGTAAAGTTTAAAGGCTCGCGCAAGGAGTTTTATGTAAACAACGATAATATATACCTCGAAGCCGGCGAACTGGTAGCCGTTGAAGCTACTACCGGTGGTTACGATATCGGTCACGTTTCGCTAACCGGCGAACTGGTGCGCATGCAGATGGTTAAACGTCATGTAAAGGAAGCCGATGTAGTAAAACGCATTTACCGCAAAGCTACCGTTGCCGATGTAGATAAATGGAAAGCCGCCAAAGATATGGAATGGGAAACCATGCATAAATCGCGTAAGCTGGCCCTTGATCTGAACCTGAGCATGAAGCTGAGCGACGTGGATTACCAGGGCGATAAAACCAAAGCTACATTTTATTATACTGCCGAAGGCCGGGTTGATTTCAGGGAACTGATCAAAAAAATGGCCGAAACTTTCCGCATCCGCATCGAGATGAGGCAGATTGGCATGAGGCAGGAAGCAAGCCGTTTAGGCGGTATCGGCTCGTGCGGCCGCGAACTTTGCTGTTCAACCTGGCTTACCGATTTTAAAACGGTATCAACCTCGGCGGCGCGTTATCAAAACCTTTCGTTAAACACGTTGAAGTTGGCCGGCCAGTGCGGTAAACTTAAATGCTGCCTTAACTACGAGTTGGATACTTACATGGATGCCCTGAAACACATCCCTGATAATGTGAACATTCTCCGCACTGAAAAAGGTGATGCCCGTTTACAAAAAACGGATATTTTTAAGCGCATTATGTGGTTCAGCTATCCTAAAGAAGAAAGCTGGATTCCGCTGCCGATTGCGAAGGTTAAAGAAATTCAGCAGCTAAACAAAGATGGTGTGATCCCTGAAGATCTGGGCGAAATTGTTGAAGTAGAAACCGTGCCGGCAAAAGTACTGGATTACGAAAACGTAGTTGGCCAGGACAGCCTTACCCGTTTGGATGAGCGCCGCAACAACAATAAAAAGAAAAACAAAAACCGTAATAAAGGCGGCCAAAGGCCCGAAGGCCAGCAACAAGCCGATGGCAAACCGGCTGGTCAGCAGCAACGCCCGCAGCAACAGCAACAAGGCGGTAATAATTCTGGGCAAGACAGGCAGCAGCAAAAGCCCCGCCCTGAAGGCCAGCGACCGCAGCATCCAAACAACAGGCAGCAGCAACAAGGTAACAGGCCTCCGCAGCAAAATAAACCGCAAGGCGAACCACGCCCGCAGGGCGAGAGCAAACCACAGGGAGAAGGTAAGCCGCAAAATGAAGCCAGGCAACAAGGCGAAGGTGGCGGTAACAATAATAACAGGCGCCGCAGGCCAAACCGCCCGCATAACCCTAACCGCAATAACAACAACAATAATCAACAGGCCAAACCTGAATGA
- a CDS encoding DUF4932 domain-containing protein, translated as MKHLNLFLIFASFCLKLSAQTGNNIAPPKVDKRVELLSIVFRLAGNEEYNTTENAKYVADIHRHFDKFSSHPLIKYAAELRDSLGISYDAVMAMAIHLNNPPLLDPIVPFSISLPDQRWNLKTAAKFNIMLKQFYTDADCSSFFDAHLNDYAVAKSRFNTLFKNLDVSWYYKFYGKAPTENFNIIIGLGNGGGNYGPHIDLNDHLKKVYAIIGSGSFDEQGAPVYNLSSYLPTLIHEFNHSFVNYLIDKYEQQLTTSGTIIFEKESAKMRRQAYTSWKTMMNEALVRASVISYLKSHNADTLIADKELKQQLANGFVWMRPLVKLLDTYQTQRKTYPTLENFMPVVVAFYDDLAKRINFYNDDYQQHCARVIAVRPFKNSDTTVSSGITQIIFDFDKKLDGVRYFFGLGAKGTTYYPKPIKFKFTNDNKSIVLEVKLKPNTEYQINMVGSMMRASDGYSVQNYTLNFKTSSDPLP; from the coding sequence ATGAAACACCTAAACCTATTTCTAATTTTCGCATCATTCTGCCTAAAACTGTCGGCGCAAACTGGTAACAATATTGCTCCCCCTAAAGTCGATAAACGAGTTGAATTGCTGAGTATCGTTTTCCGATTAGCTGGTAATGAAGAGTACAATACAACCGAAAACGCAAAGTACGTTGCAGACATCCACCGTCATTTTGATAAATTTAGTAGTCATCCTCTCATAAAATATGCAGCAGAACTACGTGATAGTTTGGGCATCAGCTACGATGCAGTAATGGCGATGGCTATTCATTTAAATAATCCGCCTCTTTTAGATCCTATTGTTCCTTTTTCAATTTCTTTGCCCGATCAACGGTGGAACCTTAAAACCGCGGCCAAATTCAATATCATGTTAAAGCAATTTTACACCGACGCCGACTGTAGTTCTTTTTTTGATGCACATTTAAATGATTATGCAGTTGCAAAAAGCCGTTTTAATACTTTATTTAAAAATTTAGATGTAAGCTGGTACTATAAATTTTATGGCAAGGCACCTACAGAAAATTTTAATATAATAATAGGCCTTGGCAACGGAGGCGGAAATTATGGCCCGCATATTGATTTAAATGATCATTTAAAAAAAGTATATGCCATTATAGGCTCAGGTTCGTTTGATGAGCAGGGCGCTCCTGTATATAACTTATCCTCCTATTTGCCTACATTAATTCATGAGTTTAATCATTCGTTCGTCAATTACCTTATTGATAAATATGAACAACAATTAACCACATCAGGTACTATCATTTTTGAAAAAGAAAGTGCAAAAATGCGTAGACAAGCATACACAAGTTGGAAAACAATGATGAACGAAGCTTTAGTACGGGCCTCTGTTATCAGCTATCTTAAAAGCCATAATGCCGACACCCTAATAGCAGATAAAGAACTTAAACAGCAATTAGCAAATGGGTTTGTTTGGATGAGGCCATTAGTAAAACTACTGGATACCTATCAAACACAAAGAAAAACCTACCCAACGCTTGAAAACTTTATGCCTGTTGTAGTTGCTTTTTATGATGACTTGGCAAAACGCATAAATTTTTATAACGATGACTATCAACAACATTGTGCCAGGGTTATAGCTGTACGGCCATTTAAAAACAGTGATACAACCGTCAGTTCGGGCATTACTCAAATTATATTCGACTTCGACAAAAAGCTTGATGGAGTACGGTATTTTTTTGGCCTAGGAGCCAAGGGCACAACCTATTATCCTAAACCTATAAAATTTAAGTTCACAAACGATAATAAAAGTATTGTATTGGAAGTTAAATTGAAGCCAAATACTGAATATCAGATCAATATGGTTGGCAGTATGATGCGGGCAAGCGATGGATATAGTGTGCAAAACTATACGCTCAACTTTAAAACAAGCTCTGATCCATTACCATAA